The Zingiber officinale cultivar Zhangliang chromosome 2A, Zo_v1.1, whole genome shotgun sequence genomic sequence gagtgaagccaggcagaaggaaaaccctagtgagtgaagctaggtgaaagtcctggtgagtgaagccaggcagaaggaaaaccctagtgagtgaagctaggtgaaagtcctggtgagtgaagccaggtgaaagccctagtgagtgaagctaggcagatggaaaaccctagtgagtgaagctaggtgaaagtcctggtgagtgaagccaggcaagggaaaatccagatggatcaaggatgatcggacatctggtgttggaaagtccaagtaggtcaaaggattgactggatacttggcatgtatagaaaagtctaagtgggtcaaagggattgaccagacacttggtgggaagtcctagcaggtcaaaggagtgaccagatgctaggcatgatgtaccaacaggtcaaggttgaccgaatgttggtttgagaggcttggaacttggttttgggcaaaaaccaagtgttggatcgatcagtggatcgatccaggagctggatcgatcagtggatcgatccaggcttctcctaagcgaacagagagcctctggatcgatccgttgatcgatccagatgttccaatcgatcagtggatcgattgggacgcgactgcttcgcgcgataagcgctggatcgatccgtggatcgatccaggcgcttttctagagcacagaggcgctctggatcgatccgtggatcgatccaaagtctccccgatcgattgggaacattcgaatcgatcgggatccgaccgttggcgtcgataaaggccgcaggcgttcatttccttcggcatctcttcactgtttcatctcagatcttcgccagctcctccacagcactctcaaagctcgtgatcgtcagttcttgaaggttcttggaagctctccgagtcaagaggcggatcaaaggcaagaagagaagctagggttagggttttctgcattcattgtaagctttgtgcttgtattatgtttccctttccttcttcttgtaccgagagtcttgtagggcttctccgccctcggtagttaccgaaaaggagtgtttcatagtggagggtgcgtgcgtggtgtggatccttggattagtcacctcctttggaggtggataccaagtaaaatcctagtgttagcgtggttgtatttgtttctgtattttccgctgcatattcttgaagaaacaatcaacgccgagcaacgccaagcaccgagcgaacgcgacgagctattcacccccccccctctagctacttttggtcctaacaataacgagggtaaacctaacttaaaccctttacccaaacaccaaaacacatggtcccgcggaccattgggattgctccagcACTTTTTGCACAGCCGctaaacatgccacatattcaactTCCATAGTTGACGAATCTACATAAACTTATTTCTTGTTGTTTCATGAGATGgcaccaccattcagcaagaactCATAGCCTGATGtgaattttctatcatccaggtcaccagcccaatctgcatctgaataacctatCAGGCTCATATATGATCCTTGGAAATAGAGACAATAATTTATTGTCGACTTCAGATATTTGAATATCATTTTTACCACCTCCCAGTGTCTAGGTCCTgagtttgactggaagcgactgactgAGCTAACAACATGACTGATATCGGAACGTGTACACAATATAgtatacatcaaactaccaataatactgacatatgattttttttattcatttcagCTATTTCTTCTGGAGTTttgggacacatactcttgctcaaaatagtacctttcacaataggtgtatgttctacatTATAATTTGACATGctaaaatgatgtaacatcttatttatataagactcttgtgacatacCCAAAAGTCGTCTAGGACAATCTCTAACGATCTTTATCCCTAAGATATATTTAGTTTCTCCCATATTCggtgtatcaaattgtgatgacagtcaCTTCTTAACTTCTTTCATATACCTTATGGCATTTCTAGTTATCAGCATATTATCAACATATAGTGATAAAATAACAtgcttttctttttctgttttcaagaaaacacaatgatcctcattgatcatctcgaaatcataagataaaatgacttcattaaatcttatgttccattatcttgatgcttactttagcccatatatagactttttaagtctacatactttctcctATTGGCCTTAAGCAATGAAACATTCTAGCTGAATAATATAGATTTCCTTGTCAAACTCACCattaaggaaaataatttttacatctatttgattAATTCCAAATCATGATATGCCACAAAGACCTAAATAACTCGTATTGATATAAATTTCACTATGAGAGAAAatatctcttcaaagtcaatagcCTCAATTTGGGCATATACTTTTACAACCAAACGAGTTTTGTATCTATTAATCGATCCATCAACTTTCCTCTTTATCTTGAGAATTCACTTATTCCTAATAGCTTTTCGGCCCgtaggaagatcgactaagtcccaaatatGATTCTGAATCATAGACTCTATCACTTCAACTATTGCAACTTTTCATTTTCTCTAACTTAAtttacatcccaatgcttcctcaatggattgaggtttgTCATCGTCAACTAAGAgtatcatcaatgcctcattctcaatatcaaaccttttcttaggtttgattttacAAACACTTCTTtgtaagttgggttgttgagaagtcaatTCATGACTTGACATATCACTCTCACTTAGTTGACTAGACTCAGACATCCCTTTTGACACATcttttgttgataatatctcatccttctcaaatagaggaactcttttatcaacatcacctctggttAGGAACTCTGTTtagagaaaagtcgcatctcttgaATATATTTTGGAGATGATTTTATCTCGAACGTTAGCCAATTATCCATATCATGCCCAGCATTAACCAGTTGTATTTTTCAGGACATATCAGACTAGATGTTAGCCAATTGTATTTCCAAAATTCttgttttctttatatttttattaatttctttCTGAAATTATATTTGTGTTGCTTTTTGACTAAACTTTGTTTTATCCCCTTCTTAAGATGATAAAAAACGGGCGTGGTTAAGTAGTGATAGTGCCTTGGCCCATTTTGAAGCTCTTAGACTCGAGAATAAAAAAACGGTATCTATATACAGGATCTAAGAAAAATTTAGAATTGTAAATTTGATACATCTATAACCATCTGGTTCATCATATTCTGACTACAAAATTATTCTTCATGCTATATTTTAGGGTGAATTAGCTGTTGCAGATGATGGAATGATTATAGAAGAGAATGGAGATGACAATGAGGTTCCTCTTGGGAAGATGAtggaaattctcaaaaatcaagagccaagaagaagaaaaagaagaaacaagtgAAAAGGGACATATTAGATGATCTAGAAAATATTGACAGCGAGTTTGACATTTTGGGTGTGGTGAGAAAAATAAATTtagacaattttaagcaagttcaAGTTGCAGTAGCAATAGTTACAAATCAGAGTCACAGAAGTAAAAAGGCAGTTGGTAAAATCAATACTGAGAAGGAAATATCATCAGCAAAAAGGAAATAAGTTGGACCTAGTATGAAATCATATTAGGCTCAATGTGGACCTGATATCATTCTAGATCAAAttcacgttggacctgatatgattccatatcaggcctaacatggtAGTTTTTAGCGATTCTTCTTTATTACATTTTAAAGCATTCAAAAAGTTGAAATAAACAattgataacatatttgaactccttgtaacttCAAAAATCCACAGAAATTTAAATGGATGCAattagagctctctaggtctatcaatggATTTTGATTAAAATCTATTGATGAACCCaaagagctctgattgcacccatttcaatttcTGTGTATTTCTGATattgcaaagagttcaaatatattatctattatttatttcgacttcttcgaatgtattaaaatgttattaaaaaaataattaaacctTATAAAatgttatctatatgtcatgcatgcatgaaaaaaaaaaagaggtccCCAGGGCGTAATAtggatggggagtgcatggttctgtggtcgaaaggtccaggggtcgttCCTCGGGGTTTCACTGCCTAGGGTTAACATCTCTgtcatgcactttccacctgtgtacctacaTTTACCTCCACCCATATCCATGGGACCGACTCTAGGGGAGCCATTGATGTGGCGATtctatatttttatgaaaaaaaaagaagagaagaaaggaaaATTAAGAGAAGTGGCATGcataggagagagaaaagagaagagagagaaaaatgatagagaaaagaaaaatgatagaaaaagtCATATTGTCATAAGGGTAAAATGAGAAAAGCACTTGAAAAGATGCGTCCTTGGTAAATACTAAAATAACATGTATCTTTTCATAAATTCAAAAACTTAGGTGCGTCGTTTGATAAATTATCATTGTATTTTTGTTTTGTTCCATCTGCTGTTCCATCCATATATAGATttcattgcatacaaagaaaataataaataaatttgataaatttattGATCTAAATGTGTGGGAATTACATCGCGGAGCGTGATAATCCTCATCTAGATCTTGATCTTAATATTTGAATAGATTCATTCTCCACTATTGCAATAGTGCTACCTTCTACGACACTATCGTCACTTAAGAATAGAGAGGCTTTGTTAGAAACGCCCTCTGACGTATGTTTCTCTGTGTGTAAGACAATCTTCATTGGTAAGGCATCCACTTCAGGATCCATCATGTATATTAGCAACATCATGTCCCTACTACGAGCAGCTGTGGTGGTCAGTCGAGGGGTGGTTTTATTGGAATTGAATCTAAGTAATAAAGATCATAAGTTTAAAATGACGTAGGATATCTCTATTGATAtgagattttttgaagagaacTCAAGAGTAAAGTCATAAAGGTCTAGGTCTAAAATagataatatcatgctattgtggagaaaTGTGAATATCCTTCggtcacaacaaatggtatcagagtcatggtctaaACCAAATGTCATGTGGGGTGGTCTTGAAAGAAGTTGAGGTGGGCCCGGGATAAGTTAGGTTGATCGGATGCTTGCGGGAAGGCCCTGAAACAGGTCATAATGATTGGATGTTTGCGGGGAGATCGGGGaaagtcagggtgaccggatacttgcggagagacgagtaggtcaaggtgacccgaTGCTCGTCGGGAGgtccgaagcaggtcaaggtaaATGCTCACGGGGAAAgctcggagtaggtcaaggtgaccggatgcagATGCTCGTGGGAAAGGCCCGAGGCATGTCAGAGTGATCGAATGCTTGCGGGGAGGTCCGGAGTAAGTCAGCGTGACCGGATATTCACGGGGAGGCCCGAAGCAATTCAGGATGACCGATTGTTTGCGGGAAGGATCAAAGCAGGTCAGGGTAATCAGATGCTTacggggaggcccgaagcaggtcaaaaAATGATTGGACGCAGATGCTTGCAGGGAGGCCCGGAACAAGTCAGGATGATTGGATGCTCACGGGGAGGTCCGAAATAGCTTAAGAGTGAATGGATGCTCACGAGAGGCCCGGACCATGAGaataattgtggtccttcgtttaaggggaagattgttgggattcaatcaaagtcccatattgaaaatatttgataaagaTCATTAATTTAAAAGATATAGGATATCTTTATTGGTATAAGACCTTTTAGGTAAAGTCCAATAGTAAAAATATGAGGACCTAAatttaaagtggacaatatcatatatcAATATCTTTATTAAATTTTTGTCAAACTCGTTTCTTTGGTCATTATAGATAAATTAAATCACTCTCAATTTTTCATTAGAAGTATAGATATGATTCAACATTTAAAGTGAAAAGGGAAATAGAGGGGTGGCAAAGTAGGCCAGTGGAGATCTCGGATGAAGTAACTATGAAAGAGACTTTACGCGAAATCAAATTAATTAGTCCTTTCTAATAGCTCTTTTCTTTGGTCATTATCGATAAATTAAATCACTCTCAAATTTTCATTAGAAGTATGGATATGATTCAACATTTAAAGTGAAAAGGGAATTAAAGAGAGGGGAGGCAAAGTAAGTAAAGCTAGTGGAGATCTCGGATGAAGTAACCACTATGAAAGAGACTTTAcgcaaaatcaaattaattaatcctTTCTAAATAACCACAGAATTCAGGTGGATCTATATATTTTTGATCATTTGAAAATTCACATATCTTAAAGTGGAGACTCTTTTAAGTGTTAGTGTGccaatatatttaattattaatctcTACATCACATCTCATGAGCCATATCACACTCCAACAACACCAAttagttatatataaaaaaaaacttagatatAGTTATTGTTTAAGCTTCATGTGCAATACATTAGGATGTAAACAATAATGATTTCAAATTAACATTCTTGATTCTTACTAATTCATCAATCATTTCATGTTAAAAGATTTACTTGTGCTATTTATTTTTATATCATCGTCTcaggtcatatatatatatatataaatatataacaataacaacaacaacaaagcattttcccattaggtggggtcggctgtatgaatccttttacatcATTAagttctatctcctattatatcatcatctatatttaaataaattttatcttgttttattattgctaaccaagtctttttttgtcttcctcttcctcgtttgatatgcatgtttatcatagtttcacatcgcctaactcgagcatttattggtcgtctaagaacatatccgtaccatcttaaacgtgtctctcggagtttttcctcaatagatgcaactccgactttctctctaatgctttcatttcttattttatccatcttcgtatgtccacacattcaccttaacattctcatctctgcaactctcattttttgctcatgtgctcgagtcataacccaacattcagtTCCATATAACATAGAAGGTCTAACtatggttttatagaacttatctttaagtttaagaggtactttacggtcacataaaacactcgatgcTCCCCTCCATTTTACCCattctgcttgtattctatgtaagacatctctctcaatccctccatcattttgtaaaaatgatcctaaatatttaagggggtgtttggtttgtgttttccacgctgttttctgttttcattttctgagaaaatggaaaacgcgtttggtttgcgttttccacgttcatttttaagaaaatgagagagtgttttctaagaaaacgaaaaacgcagaaaagtcattttctaaaaaataaaaaacgtgcgtttttcagaaaatggaaatgaaaatggggtaaaccaaacgcaccctaaatctctcggttccgggcaactcgtcctctcctatcttaacaattgtttcattaattctaatattgctaaacttaaatttcatatattatatttttaatctactaagtttaaaacctttccctttatAGGGCTTCCCTTCAagattctaatttttatcatcaaAATTAGGTCTTATAATACTTCTCTAAAAAACAAAATTGTAAACTAGGATTGAGCTTAGCAGAATATGCATTTAGGAGCTGAGAAAGAGCCAAGCCGAGTTGAATTTAATTGTGTTTAAGCTTCTTTATTTACTTATCAAAAAATCTTATTGAATTCAAGCTCAAGTTCAAGCTCAacttttcttatttttaatattttataaacaattttagattatcaaactttataattttttatatatttgaataaaaaaataataaataaatttattcataaaCAATTCCTATAATTAGGGTCCTAATTACATCCTTATCACCACTTGTAAAAGTCCATCGCGATTTCATTTGCGTACATGACCTGCCTTCTTAGATCAGCATTTCTCCCCTCCACCTTCCCTTGTAAGCTTCCACCCTCACTTCCCTCCTCCTAATTCACTTGTAGAAATTAAACCTTCACTCCTTCTGATTCACTGGGCAATTGGGCAGCTGGTGGTGGCTTTTCGAAGAGAAGATGAAGGTGAGTACTGTTCTTTCTATCATCCTCCATGTCGCTTCTTCTGCAAAGTTGATGGCTTACCAACTCTGTGCCAACTTCTCACCTCCTAATCCTTCAATGAATATTCTTGTGGAGTTCAAGGATCTTAAAAAGCTCGTTCTCTGTTAAAATTagccctctcttcttctttcaAGTAAAGAAGAGAGGTAAGGATGAAGCTATTTTTCAACTTTAATTACCTTTTTCTTTTGGTCGAGATCATTCTTTTTCAACATATATATACTGGAATTTAGCCATCCAAGTATCATATACCACACCTTGCTGAATTGTTCATACTGATGTGTGTTTCGCCTGCAGAAAATTGTGGTCAAACTGAATTTACGTGATGGTAAGGAGAAACAGAAGGCCATGAAGGTTGTATCAACCCTTCAAGGTAGTATTTTGCCTTGTAATCCAACTTGTTGAATTTCAGACTCACTTTATGCTCATCGTATAGTTGCATTGCATGTGTTATGTATACAGTGTACTTGTATCATATTGTAGTTTTATGGAACAGGGATTGATTCGCTCGCCATCCATATGAATGAGAGGAAAATGACAGTGATCGGGTCCGTCGACCCTGTGGATGTTGTGAGCAAATTGAGGAAATTCTGGAAGACTGACATTGTCTCAGTAGGGCCggcgaaggaggagaagaaggaagagccTAAGAAAGAGGAAGCAAAGAAGGATGAAGcaaaagaggaaaagaaagaggaAGGCAAGAAGGATGAGAAGAAAGAGCCCCATGAACGAATGATCGAAGAGCTACTCAGCTCGTACAATTCTCACACGAGCACCTATTACTTCGTGCAGAGCGAAGAAGAGAATCCAAATTCTTGCAGCATCATGTGAGGAGAAGAAAGGACCTTCCATCCTTGGAGTGAACCAAGGCTGTACAAATTGGAGGTGTCAATGTTGTAGAGATTTCTAGAAAGTCTAAGTTTAAGCAACAGCATATGTTTATTAGAAAATCTAAGTTTATAATGGTTCCCTAAGCAAAAACATGATATTCTAAGTTTATAATGATGCCGTAAACAATATCTTTATATTCTAAGTTTATCATTCATTTGCTTTAGTGTAGAGGAGAATTTTGGTAATATGATACGAAGATCATGAGATGAAACTAAGTTCAAAATgctttatttaagcttatttcaaatgatacaagtttaataatgtttcaaattgTGTTTTCATTAGGTAACAGTGTACATGAACAAAACTTGGATGTATAATCAATTGGAAAATAGATTTCTCAGAgctgattttattgctgaaattAAACAATTTGTGAACTTTgttaaaagtcatccagaatgtatgaatggtacCGAATTACAGTgtccgtgcaatcataaaaaatgtcaaaatagagctttcCGTGATGATGATACCGTAAAAATGCATCtatgtagaaatgattttgtgtcaaattactacaattggtattgtcacggagaaccttatttatatgaaccaattgggcctTCTGGTGGGTTGTCATCTAGGATAACTGTTATCGCTCTTGAAGCATCAACCAATATTGATAttacaatgcaatcaatggttaatgatgcgatgaatgcagttgattattccaatatagatgaaatatcaacacctgaatatcaacaactatatgagatgttaaaggctagtgaaagagaagtgtgggaaggcattCCTTCAGGTCATTCTTAACTATCAGCTATTGTAagattattgaatatgaaagaagaacatcatttttctaaaagatgttacgatgatatctaccaattgatgtcagagttgctccctgctgataacataataactgatagcttctatgaaatAAAGAAATTGACCAGAGGTTTAAGTTTgtctgtagagaagattgattgttgtataaacaactgtatgatattttggaatgaagacagcgatctgaatgaatgtaaaatctgtactGACCCTTGTTTTAAGTATCGTACTCAcataccaaggaagaagaggaaaaatattacttggaaagtgatgtattattttctgttaactgctagacttcaacgcttgtattCATCTGCAGCTACAGCTTGCCACatgatgtggcatcatgagcatgagcacaaagaaggtataatgtgtcatccttgtgattctcctgcatagaaacatcttgatactgtatttcctttctttgcaatgaaaccacgtaatgtgagattgagacttttTGCAGATGAATTTCAATCATTTGGTCAGTCAGGacagcaatattcatcttggccagttatattaacaccgtacaactTACCGCCatagatgtgcatgaaagattaatttatgttccttactgtgcttattcctggtccaaccaatcccaaagataagatagatattttcttgcaACCTTTAATTGCCaagctgaatgaattatggaatgtagggtcgatgacttatgatattgcaagtaaaactaattttacattgcatgctaccttattatggacgatcagtgattttctaGCATACTCAATGTTATTAGGATGGAGCACAGctagtaaattagcatgcccacattgcatgacagagtccgatgcattttcattatcttgtagtgggaaggtatcttggtttgataatctccataaatttttatcAGTTGATCACCCTTTTTGGcgaaataataaaaattttctaaagaattttgTAGTAAAAAAATCTCCCCCAacagtccatgcttcaggtgaagaaatcattgaacaaatagatagttatggatttctcatagtat encodes the following:
- the LOC122040097 gene encoding heavy metal-associated isoprenylated plant protein 39-like; its protein translation is MKKIVVKLNLRDGKEKQKAMKVVSTLQGIDSLAIHMNERKMTVIGSVDPVDVVSKLRKFWKTDIVSVGPAKEEKKEEPKKEEAKKDEAKEEKKEEGKKDEKKEPHERMIEELLSSYNSHTSTYYFVQSEEENPNSCSIM